The Bradyrhizobium barranii subsp. barranii genome segment CTTTGTCTTCAAGGATTTCAACGAGGCGTTCGGGTTCATGACCCGCGCGGCGCTGGTTGCCGAGAAAATGGATCACCACCCCGAATGGCGCAACGTCTACAAGACGGTGGAGGTGGTGCTGTCGACCCATGACGCCGGCGGCGTCACCAAGCTCGACATCGAGCTCGCCAGGACGATGAACACGATCGCCAAGCTGACAGCTACCTGACACCTTGCGAGGATCGGCTGCATCCCCATGTTGTGATCAGCAGGAGATGCGGCCATCTGCCGCCCCTGGCTGAACGGGGAGTTTGTCGAAC includes the following:
- a CDS encoding 4a-hydroxytetrahydrobiopterin dehydratase, giving the protein MAERLTPEARKQALGAIPGWTEVQGRDAIGKTFVFKDFNEAFGFMTRAALVAEKMDHHPEWRNVYKTVEVVLSTHDAGGVTKLDIELARTMNTIAKLTAT